A genomic region of Cryptococcus neoformans var. grubii H99 chromosome 13, complete sequence contains the following coding sequences:
- a CDS encoding arginine metabolism transcriptional control protein, whose protein sequence is MDLPLTLDDHIPFSHQVAGHPGVMSDPSGSLVIKPALPREIAFYQLLSNSDPEDIVWPLRKFVPKNYGTLRLEGRIGAAGGVETDLDVQDEVPESVVLANLAYAYTRPNIMDVKLGTVLYAPYATDEKRQRMDRQARETTTYETGIRLTGCQTWHAPTQSYISTPKSFGKSITPPQLSQGMVRFFPLPTDSIPSLVTLPSPPPTAVEVVSTVAASQLPIPAQTSCASVIQSSTSIPIPPSTPISPDPAAIASIFPASTDPENSPTYENHSIPPPTLARLLTLLLQKLDQLTAVLSTLEMRFVGASLLVVYEGDPIRLEAALDREEAKVQEESEEKEKRDGERSMFSDDGSIDFSDSDADSDEDDEEEYDSDDELDGKKKDERRASKCPALTLKLIDFAHTWLAQGEGPDEGVLKGLKTFRSLVEGRLEEVERGCV, encoded by the exons ATGGACCTGCCCCTCACCCTCGACGACCACATCCCATTCTCCCACCAGGTTGCAGGCCACCCCGGTGTCATGTCGGATCCCTCCGGCAGCCTCGTCATCAAGCCCGCCCTCCCTCGCGAAATCGCCTTTTATCAGCTGCTGTCCAACTCGGATCCGGAGGATATAGTGTGGCCGCTGAGGAAGTTTGTACCGAAGAATTATGGCACACTGAGGCTGGAAGGGAGGATAGGTGCGGCGGGTGGGGTTGAAACGGATTTAGATGTGCAGGATGAGGTGCCAGAG AGCGTGGTACTAGCAAATCTTGCTTATGCGTACACTCGTCCGAACATTATGGACGTCAAACTCGGTACTGTGCTGTACGCTCCCTACGCTACAGACGAAAAGAGACAACGGATGGATCGACAGGCGAGGGAGACGACGACGTATGAGACGGGGATACGCTTAACAGGCTGCCAG ACATGGCACGCCCCTACACAAAGCTACATCTCTACACCCAAATCATTCGGCAAATCTATCACGCCTCCCCAACTCTCTCAGGGCATGGTCcgtttcttccctcttccaaccGACTCTATCCCTTCCCTTGtcactcttccttccccaccTCCTACAGCTGTAGAGGTCGTTTCTACCGTTGCGGCGAGCCAATTACCAATACCGGCCCAGACGTCTTGTGCTTCCGTTATCCaatcttccacttccattcccattcccccTTCTactcccatctcccccGACCCTGCCGCTATCGCCAGCATTTTCCCCGCCTCCACCGACCCCGAAAACTCACCAACGTACGAAAACCACTCCATCCCCCCTCCTACCCTCGCTCGTCTCTtaaccctcctcctccaaaagCTCGACCAACTCACAGCCGTGCTTTCCACCCTTGAAATGCGATTTGTGGGTGCTTCGCTGTTGGTGGTATATGAAGGTGATCCGATAAGGCTCGAAGCGGCGCTGGATAGGGAGGAAGCGAAAGTgcaggaagagagtgaagagaaggagaagagagatggggaGAGGTCAATGTTTAGTGATGATGGGTCGATCGACTTTTCAGACTCGGACGCGGACTcggacgaggatgatgaagaagaatatgaCTCGGATGACGAGttggatggaaagaagaaggacgaaagACGAGCGAGCAAATGTCCGGCGTTAACACTAAAACTGATCGATTTCGCGCATACCTGGTTAGCACAGGGGGAGGGACCGGATGAAGGGGTGTTGAAAGGGTTGAAGACGTTTAGGAGTCTGGTGGAAGGACggttggaagaggttgaaCGGGGTTGTGTTTGA